Genomic DNA from Chthoniobacterales bacterium:
CTTCCTTCTCGTCGTCCTCGTCGTAATGCGGTTTCGCAATGACGTGGCCAAGGTGCGAGAGGAAACACGCCACGCGATCAACGATCGTGCGAGCACTCGCAACGCTACGCTTCTTCCGCTCGTCGTAAAATTTTTGGAGCGTGGGCGTCGTGATGTCGAACGGGCTTCGAGTCTTCGACCAATCGCCGAATGCGCGAAGAATGTCGGCTGTCCGCGTAGCGGTTCCCGGTCGGAATTTGCGGACCTTCTGTCCGTCCTTTTTTCCGGCGAGTTTGTCCGCGATGTAGCGATCAATCGCTTGCTTCCAAGTCGGGGTTTCACCGGGTTTGATTTTCGGGACGATTTGCTCTTTCGCGGTTCCGCGAATCTTCTTCGCTTCAGTCACCGCGTCCGCAAAGATGCGCGTGTGAAGAGGCACTCGGAGCTGCTCGCCATTGTGCGAGTAGCGCAACCAATACGACTTCTTGCGGAGGTAGATTCCTTTCGCTCCGGGGTCGGGTTTAGCAAGCTTCGGCATAGATGCAACTGTGCTGGGTGTGCTAGAAAGGTGTGCTAACCGCAAGGCTTCTTTTCAGAGAGCACCAACCAACCCCAAAAACGACAAACAACCACAAACCAAGTAAATAAGGGCTTCGAGGCCACAAATCCCGCTCGTTCGGGACGAGGAGGTCGTGGGTTCGAATCCCGCCAGCCCGATTTTCATTCCCGCATCCCGCCCGGGGTTCTTCATTCATTTCCGCGCGAATTTTTTTACTCATTCCGTGAATCCACTTCCGCACATTCCGATGCCCCGCTCCGAGAACCGCACGCCGAACGATCTCCGCACCGTCACCTTCGAAGTCGGGGTCGCTCCGCACGCGCTCGGTTCCGTGCTGATCGCCTGCGGCAACACCCGCGTGATCTGTGCGGCCACCGTCGAGGACTATGTTCCGCGCTGGATGAAGGAGCAGAACGTCAGCGGCGGCTGGATCACCGCAGAGTATTCGATGCTTCCGTATTCGACGCTCTCCCGAAAGCCCCGCGACATTTCCAAGGGCCGGCCCGACGGGCGGGGCACGGAGATTCAGCGCCTGATTGGGCGCTCCCTGCGCGCGTCGGTCGATCTCGAGGCGCTCGGTTCGCGCACGCTCTGGGTGGATTGCGACGTCTTGCAGGCCGATGGCGGCACCCGCACGGCGGCGATCACCGGCGCCTCGGTTGCGATTTATCTGGCCTGCCGCAAGCTGGTGGAAATGGGTAAGGTGAAGCGCCTTCCGATTCGCCAGCGCGTGGCGGCGGTCAGCGTGGGCGTCGTTGACGGCGAAGTGCGCGTCGATCTCGATTACGTCGAGGACAAGGATGCCAGTGTGGACATGAATATTGTGCTCACGGAGCACATGGAATTCGTGGAAGTGCAGGGCTCCGGCGAGGAGGCAACCTTCACCCCCGAGCAGCTCTCCGCGATGCTCGAAGCGGGACGGTCGGGCGTGGCGCGACTTCTGGACCTTCAGGCCCAGGTGCTGGGAATTTAACACCACGATCATCGAAAGAGAAAAACACTTGACCGGGCGGGGGATGCAAAGGATGCTCCCACCCCTTCACGATTTACAGATTTTATGGCTAGACAGTGTCAAATTACGGGAGCCAAGCCCACGCGCGGTTCGAAGATTCACCGCCGCGGTATGGCGAAGAAAAAGGGCGGCATCGGTATGCACATCACGAAAGTGACACCTCGCGAGTTCGTTCCGAACCTGCAGAAGAAGCGCATCTGGGTGGCGGAGTTGAAGAAATTCGTCACGGTCAAGGTGACGGCGCGAGCCCTCAAGACGCTCACGAAAAATGGCGCCTACGCCACGCTGAAAAAAGCGGAGTTGATTTAATTCCCGAATCTGGGACAAACTCCCGATTTTCCACCCCAACCAACCCACCCCAAACGAACATGTCCTTCAGCGTTAACAGCAAGAAATCCGGCAAGACCTATTTCCTTCATCGTCGCCTCCAGAAGCTGCGCGGCGGTCAGGAAGTCACGCTCTACTATTTCGCCGGTGCGGCTGGTGAAGGGGCTATCGATGAGTTGCCTGCGGGTTACGAAGTCTCCGAGAACGTCAAGACGGGTCTCCCGCTCTTGAAGAAGATCAAGTAAGCGTCGAGCGCAATCGCATTTGAAAAGGCCGGATGGAAACATCCGGCCTTTTTTTTTGCCGTGGAGTCAGGCCCGGGGATGGGCCTGATCGTAGGCGCGTTTCAGGCGCTCGGTGGTGACGTGGGTGTAAACCTGCGTCGTGGAAAGGCTGGCGTGGCCAAGGAGGGTCTGCAGGCTGCGGAGATCGGCCCCGTTGTCCAGGAGATGAGTGGCGAAGCTGTGGCGCAGCTTGTGCGGGCTTGTTGTCGCCGGCAGGCCGACCTGACGAATGTATTTTTTCATCCGGGCCCAGATGGACTGCGTGCTCAGGCGGCGGCGGGATTTGTTGAGAAACAGGGGGCCTGTCTGCACGCCCGCGGCCTGGCGATAGCGGGAGATGACCTCGAGCGCCGGTCCGCCGACGGGACACACGCGTTCCTTGGATCCCTTGCCAATGACCCGGAGGGTTTCGCTGAACGGATCCAGATCCTTGACGTTGATCGCGGCGAGTTCGGAGAGGCGCAATCCGGCGGAGTAGAGAAGCTCGAGCATGGCGGCGTCCCGGAGCGGCACCCAGACCGGGGCCTGCTTCTCCAGCGGTGCGGCGAGGGGAGCGGCGAGAAGATCTTCGACCTGTCGGAGCGTGAGAAAAGCGGGAAGTTGTTTTTCCGCCTTTGGAAGAAGAACGGATGCAAGGGGATTGGCGCTCAATCCCTTTCGTTCCATGAGAAATCGGTAAAAACTGCGAAGAGCGGCGAAGTCGAGGCGAATGGACGCCCGGGAACGCTCCCGTTTCATGAGCTCGAAGAGGAAGGCTCGGAAGTCGTCGGCGGTGGCCGCTCGCCACGAGGCTTTGGGGCGAAAACTTTGGAATTCGCGCAGCGCGTGCCGGTAGTTGATGATCGTGCGAGGCGAGCAATTCCGCTCTCCTTCCAGGTAGGTGAAGAAGGCCTCCATCAAGGGATCGCGAGCAGCTTTGGCGGACATGGGAAGGAAAGGGAAAGGCCCGGATCTGGGCAGATCGCGGGCCTTGGAAGGGGATGGAAAAAAAGCGGGGAGTTATTTCTGGCCCATCGGCTCTCCGAGCGGCGGCTGCGCGGTATCCTTCACGTCGCCGTATTTCTCGGTCGTGCGGGAAAAGCGCAGGGTGGCGGAGCGGGTTTCGATGCCGTCGGGGGACTCGGCGACGATTGGGATTTCGTAATCCGAATTCGGGAAGATGAAGTGATAACGGAAGGTTCCGTCGGGACTGAGCGTGATGGGCTTGCCATCGACCGTGACCTTCGCGCGGGGGTCGGTGCCGCCGTAGAAGATCACCTCGGCGTTCACGTGCATGAAAAAGCCGCGCTCCAGACCGAAGGAGGAGAGGGTTTCCGATGCGCCGCTCCAGCTCGTGGTCGCGGAAGCCGAGAACCAGCTTGAAACCTCGGCCGAAGTCCAGCTCGAGAGGGCGGCCTCGGCCCAGCTGGATTGCACGCCCTGCAGCCAGCTTGACTGAGCGCCGACGAGCCAGCTCGAGAGATTGCTGAAAGCGCCGCTGGATTCGATGCCCTGGAGCCAGCTTGCGCCGGCGCTCGTCTCGCCCCAGCTCGTGAGAGCGGCCTGGGCCCAGCTGGCGCCGATGGAAGAAGTCCAGCTCGTCTCGCCGCGGATCGCTGCCGTCTCGGCGGAGCCCCAGCTGGTCGTGCTGCCCCAGCTCGTGAGGCCCTGGCCGGAGGTGCTCCAGCTCGTGATGGCACCGGCGGCCCAGCTGGCAAGGGCGGCGATCTCCCACGACGTCGTGATACCGGCGCTGGAAAAAATGCCGCCGCTGAAGAGGGCGACGGAATCGCGGAAGGAATTCAGCGCCTCGCTGGCGCCACCGGAACTCAGTTGCTCCTCGAGGAAGGCGCGGATGCGGATTTCGATTTCGCCGGAACTCTGGCCGCCGCTGGCAAGTTCCGCCAGGAGGGTGGGGCCGAGCAACGCCTGAAGAAGGATCCGTTGATCCTCGGAGAGAAGCTCCGGAATGCCGCTTGCACCGAAGGCGGAAAAGTCGCCCTTCTTCTGGATGCGTGAGAGGGCCGCCAAGAGTTCCTCGTCGGAATGCTGCGCGGACGAAAGGTGGTCCAGCATGCGCTGGAAGGTGAGGTGAAACGGGACGGTCGCGTATTCGAAGGAGTCTGATGACGCCATGCCCTCGGCAGGCGTGGTGACGGGCACGGAACGCGCGATCAGGTTCCATGTATTCGCCCGGTAGAAGCCGATCTCGACGTAGTAATCCGTATCAGCCTTTTCGACGGGCACATACCAGTTCCGCGTCTCGAAAGGCACCTCGATTTCGCCTTCCTGGGAGCCCTCCGCGGTGTAGTAACGAAGGTAGGCCGCGCCGCCGGGATGCCGGGCAATATCGATGTCCCAGTAAGTGAATAGCCAGTGCGGCTCCTGGGCGATCAGGAAGATCGTATCGACCCCATAGCCATGGGGGAGGTCGCCGAGATTGCCGAAAGGCTCCCGAACGGGAAGGGACTCCATGGTGGCGTCGCTGACCCCCTCTTCCGATTCTTCGGGAAGCGGGCGAAGGGTGAAGCCCTTCGGCGTCGGTGTGCTCTGTCTCGGCTTGTTGGGCATCGGCTTGGCGTTATTCGAGTTATAGAAGCAGCCTGTCGGCGTCAGAATGCATCGCGAACTAGCCTGAACAAGGCAATTTTTGTGCCAGCACTGATAAATCGCTGGGCGGCCCTTGAAATTTGAAAGCGCGTCATTAGCTTTCCCGCCATGAATCGCTTCTTCCTTACTCTGGGATTGCTCCTCGCGATGGAAGTCTCTGCCGGCGCGCAGAATACGGGAAATTTTTCAAATTCGCAGTCGCTGGCGCACAGTCTCAGCAAGGCTTTTGCGGATGTGTATGAGCGAGTTTCGCCAGGGGTTGTCGTGATTGAAGTGGAGGCAGACGATTCGGTGGACAACATTCCACAGGGTTCGCCGCTCGCGCAATTCTTCGGGCGCAACCCCAATCTGTTGCCTCAGCAACAGGAGACGAATCAAGGCTCCGGCTTCATCATCACGGCGGATGGTTATATTCTCACGAACAATCACGTGCTCG
This window encodes:
- the xerA gene encoding site-specific tyrosine recombinase/integron integrase codes for the protein MSAKAARDPLMEAFFTYLEGERNCSPRTIINYRHALREFQSFRPKASWRAATADDFRAFLFELMKRERSRASIRLDFAALRSFYRFLMERKGLSANPLASVLLPKAEKQLPAFLTLRQVEDLLAAPLAAPLEKQAPVWVPLRDAAMLELLYSAGLRLSELAAINVKDLDPFSETLRVIGKGSKERVCPVGGPALEVISRYRQAAGVQTGPLFLNKSRRRLSTQSIWARMKKYIRQVGLPATTSPHKLRHSFATHLLDNGADLRSLQTLLGHASLSTTQVYTHVTTERLKRAYDQAHPRA
- the rph gene encoding ribonuclease PH gives rise to the protein MPRSENRTPNDLRTVTFEVGVAPHALGSVLIACGNTRVICAATVEDYVPRWMKEQNVSGGWITAEYSMLPYSTLSRKPRDISKGRPDGRGTEIQRLIGRSLRASVDLEALGSRTLWVDCDVLQADGGTRTAAITGASVAIYLACRKLVEMGKVKRLPIRQRVAAVSVGVVDGEVRVDLDYVEDKDASVDMNIVLTEHMEFVEVQGSGEEATFTPEQLSAMLEAGRSGVARLLDLQAQVLGI
- a CDS encoding DUF4912 domain-containing protein gives rise to the protein MPNKPRQSTPTPKGFTLRPLPEESEEGVSDATMESLPVREPFGNLGDLPHGYGVDTIFLIAQEPHWLFTYWDIDIARHPGGAAYLRYYTAEGSQEGEIEVPFETRNWYVPVEKADTDYYVEIGFYRANTWNLIARSVPVTTPAEGMASSDSFEYATVPFHLTFQRMLDHLSSAQHSDEELLAALSRIQKKGDFSAFGASGIPELLSEDQRILLQALLGPTLLAELASGGQSSGEIEIRIRAFLEEQLSSGGASEALNSFRDSVALFSGGIFSSAGITTSWEIAALASWAAGAITSWSTSGQGLTSWGSTTSWGSAETAAIRGETSWTSSIGASWAQAALTSWGETSAGASWLQGIESSGAFSNLSSWLVGAQSSWLQGVQSSWAEAALSSWTSAEVSSWFSASATTSWSGASETLSSFGLERGFFMHVNAEVIFYGGTDPRAKVTVDGKPITLSPDGTFRYHFIFPNSDYEIPIVAESPDGIETRSATLRFSRTTEKYGDVKDTAQPPLGEPMGQK
- the rpmB gene encoding 50S ribosomal protein L28, whose protein sequence is MARQCQITGAKPTRGSKIHRRGMAKKKGGIGMHITKVTPREFVPNLQKKRIWVAELKKFVTVKVTARALKTLTKNGAYATLKKAELI